A section of the Metabacillus endolithicus genome encodes:
- a CDS encoding phospho-sugar mutase — MSWEQNYQRWNNKQDLDSELKNLLISMEGNEKALEDCFYKDLEFGTGGMRGEIGPGTNRMNIYTVRKASEGLATYIETFGEEAKKRGVAIAYDSRHKSPEFAMEAAKTLASHGIQTYVFEELRPTPELSFAVRHLHAFSGIVVTASHNPPEYNGYKVYGEDGGQLPPAAADTVISYVNKVEDELLINVIDEDELKAQGLIKMLGEEIDQAYTEKLTTISVNPELSTEVDVKVVFTPLHGTANKPVRSGLKALGYQNVTVVKEQELPDPNFSTVKSPNPEEHDAFTLAIRDGESIDADVLIGTDPDADRLGVAVKNNEGQYVVLTGNQTGALLLHYLLSQKKDKGILPSNGVVLKTIVTSEIGRDIASSFGLDTIDTLTGFKFIGEKINEYERTGQYEFQFGYEESYGYLIGDFARDKDAVQAALLSVEVAAFYKKKGLTLYQGLLEIFKEYGYYKEGLQSLTLKGKEGAEQIQSILQSFRTNPPTEVAGKKIVTIEDYKSSERQNVTAGTTEKINLPGSNVLKYILEDNSWFCVRPSGTEPKAKFYFGVKCETLEQSEQQLATLEAGVMEKVNDLIATLSK; from the coding sequence ATGAGCTGGGAACAAAACTATCAACGTTGGAATAATAAACAAGATTTAGATTCGGAACTAAAAAATCTTTTAATTAGTATGGAAGGTAATGAAAAGGCTTTAGAAGATTGCTTTTATAAAGATTTAGAATTTGGTACAGGCGGTATGCGTGGTGAAATTGGACCAGGTACAAACCGTATGAATATATATACAGTGCGTAAAGCATCCGAAGGTTTAGCAACTTACATAGAAACATTTGGTGAGGAGGCAAAAAAACGAGGTGTAGCGATTGCTTACGACTCTCGTCATAAGTCACCAGAATTTGCAATGGAGGCTGCAAAAACATTAGCTTCTCATGGTATTCAAACATATGTATTTGAAGAATTGCGTCCAACTCCTGAGCTTTCATTTGCGGTTCGCCATTTACATGCTTTTTCGGGAATCGTTGTTACAGCCAGCCACAATCCTCCAGAATATAACGGATATAAAGTGTATGGAGAAGATGGAGGTCAATTGCCACCGGCTGCAGCAGATACAGTTATTTCATATGTAAACAAAGTGGAAGATGAATTACTCATAAATGTAATAGATGAAGACGAGTTAAAAGCACAAGGTCTAATCAAAATGCTTGGTGAAGAAATAGACCAAGCTTATACAGAAAAATTAACGACTATCTCTGTCAATCCAGAGCTTTCTACAGAAGTAGATGTGAAGGTTGTGTTCACACCATTACATGGAACGGCTAATAAGCCGGTTAGAAGCGGTTTGAAGGCACTAGGATATCAAAATGTGACAGTTGTTAAGGAGCAGGAATTACCAGATCCAAACTTTTCGACTGTTAAATCTCCAAATCCAGAGGAGCATGATGCCTTTACTTTAGCTATTAGAGACGGTGAATCCATCGATGCTGATGTTTTAATTGGGACAGACCCAGATGCAGATCGCCTTGGGGTTGCTGTGAAAAATAATGAAGGACAATATGTTGTGCTTACCGGAAATCAAACGGGTGCATTGCTTTTACATTATTTGCTTTCTCAGAAAAAAGACAAGGGAATACTTCCAAGTAACGGGGTTGTGTTGAAAACAATTGTTACTTCGGAAATTGGTCGCGATATTGCGAGTTCTTTCGGGCTTGATACAATTGATACTTTGACAGGCTTTAAATTCATTGGAGAAAAAATAAATGAATATGAGCGAACAGGTCAATATGAATTCCAATTTGGCTATGAAGAAAGCTATGGCTATTTAATTGGTGATTTTGCACGTGATAAAGATGCAGTACAGGCGGCATTATTATCTGTTGAAGTAGCTGCTTTCTACAAGAAAAAGGGACTTACTTTGTATCAAGGTCTATTAGAAATTTTCAAAGAATATGGCTATTACAAAGAAGGCTTACAATCACTTACATTAAAAGGAAAAGAAGGAGCAGAGCAGATTCAAAGTATTCTTCAATCGTTTAGAACCAATCCTCCAACTGAAGTTGCTGGTAAGAAGATTGTTACTATTGAGGATTATAAATCAAGTGAACGTCAAAATGTTACTGCTGGCACAACAGAAAAAATTAATTTACCAGGATCAAATGTATTAAAGTATATTCTTGAGGATAACTCTTGGTTCTGTGTTCGTCCATCTGGTACTGAGCCAAAAGCAAAGTTCTACTTCGGGGTTAAGTGTGAAACACTTGAGCAAAGTGAACAGCAATTAGCCACTTTAGAAGCTGGTGTAATGGAAAAAGTAAATGATTTAATTGCTACTCTTAGTAAGTAG
- a CDS encoding disulfide oxidoreductase: MSSSTKKQVENLLSIAWMASFIATLGSLYFSEILKYTPCELCWYQRIFMYPLVIILGIGVYKKDAGIALYTLILSAIGGCISLYHYGVQKVPFLGENSVSCGIVPCTGEYINWLGFMTIPFLALIGFTIVFITSLLILKKAGK, from the coding sequence ATGTCGAGCTCTACTAAAAAACAAGTAGAAAATTTATTATCAATAGCATGGATGGCATCATTTATTGCTACATTAGGTAGTCTTTACTTCTCTGAAATATTAAAATACACTCCATGTGAGCTTTGTTGGTATCAACGAATTTTCATGTATCCTTTAGTTATTATTTTAGGAATTGGTGTTTATAAAAAGGATGCAGGTATTGCTCTTTATACACTTATATTATCTGCAATTGGAGGCTGTATCTCTCTTTATCATTATGGAGTCCAAAAGGTTCCATTTTTAGGAGAAAATTCTGTTTCATGCGGAATTGTTCCTTGTACAGGTGAGTATATTAATTGGCTAGGTTTTATGACTATTCCTTTTTTAGCACTAATCGGTTTTACAATTGTTTTTATTACAAGCTTATTAATTCTAAAGAAAGCAGGTAAATAA
- a CDS encoding response regulator has translation MTKIKVVIADDHHVVRRGLLFFLKTQKDIEIIGEAKNGQEAVDMVIKLNPDVVLMDLSMPIMDGVMATKAIREADNEVKIIILTSYADQDHVIPAIRAGASGYQLKDIEPDELVQTIRDVLKGESKLHPKVTSHVMTHLSGQNSNQHTKLDELTRREKEVLNELAKGKSNKEIASALYITEKTVKTHISNILSKLQLSDRTQAAIYAVKNGYLKE, from the coding sequence ATGACGAAAATAAAAGTGGTTATTGCAGATGATCATCATGTGGTTCGAAGAGGATTGCTCTTTTTTCTCAAAACGCAAAAAGATATAGAGATAATAGGTGAGGCGAAAAATGGTCAGGAAGCGGTGGACATGGTGATAAAGCTAAATCCTGATGTTGTTTTAATGGATCTATCCATGCCGATTATGGATGGAGTCATGGCAACGAAAGCAATTAGAGAGGCCGACAATGAAGTTAAAATTATTATTCTGACTAGTTATGCAGATCAAGATCATGTTATTCCTGCCATTCGCGCCGGAGCATCTGGTTATCAATTAAAGGACATTGAGCCGGATGAACTTGTTCAAACAATACGAGATGTATTAAAAGGTGAAAGCAAGTTGCACCCAAAGGTAACGTCACATGTTATGACGCATCTTTCCGGACAAAATTCAAATCAACATACAAAGCTCGATGAATTAACAAGAAGAGAGAAGGAAGTTTTGAACGAGCTTGCTAAAGGGAAAAGCAATAAAGAAATAGCCAGTGCTTTGTATATTACCGAAAAAACAGTTAAAACGCATATATCGAATATTCTTTCAAAGTTACAGCTTTCTGATCGGACTCAAGCAGCGATTTATGCTGTGAAAAATGGATACTTAAAGGAGTAG
- a CDS encoding alkaline phosphatase PhoX, which produces MTENKEFKSMNRRDFLKVGGMSTVALSLGTTGLLSVGAKTTQAKGKGNPTSGFGGYGDLLPDPNGILDLPRGFHYKIISRQGELMTDGTVIPGKFDGMAAFEGPNNTTILVRNHELSGGPAFGKNPYDPNAQGGTSALVVGPNREVRKEYVTSSGTIRNCAGGATPWGTWLTCEENRSEGHGYVFEVDPLQPENDLSKTPIKEMGRFSHEACAIDPSTGYVYLTEDASPSYLYRFIPNDLSQKPGSLQKGGTLYAAAIEAVTDPSASSFKTGQTFKLVWKEVDPHWCREEAKEQNCIEFSRLEGAFFQEGVFWFDDTSAGDKKLGRVYRYVPHTNTLELFYEGNDAQKMEYPDNICCTPWGDLWFVEDGSGQDRIMGITPEGKVYPFAANRFNDAEFAGPIFSPDGNTLFVNIQDPGMTFAIWGPFQRRNAARAREMSYAAPANLAPKLSETIAKAAEAQGMSVLEAAAFERHGIKLS; this is translated from the coding sequence ATGACCGAAAACAAAGAATTTAAAAGTATGAATCGTCGCGATTTTCTAAAGGTTGGAGGAATGAGTACAGTTGCATTGTCTCTAGGAACTACAGGGTTACTATCTGTAGGTGCTAAAACAACCCAAGCTAAAGGAAAGGGAAACCCTACATCCGGATTTGGTGGTTATGGAGATTTACTTCCAGATCCAAATGGAATTCTTGATTTACCTAGAGGTTTTCATTACAAAATTATTTCCAGACAAGGCGAGTTAATGACAGACGGAACAGTTATTCCTGGAAAATTCGATGGAATGGCTGCATTTGAAGGTCCGAACAATACAACAATTCTTGTTCGAAATCATGAGTTATCAGGAGGTCCAGCATTTGGGAAAAATCCTTATGACCCTAACGCTCAAGGTGGGACATCAGCTCTCGTTGTAGGCCCAAATCGCGAAGTTAGGAAGGAATATGTTACATCTTCAGGAACAATCCGAAACTGTGCAGGAGGAGCGACGCCTTGGGGCACTTGGTTAACATGTGAAGAAAACCGTTCCGAAGGCCACGGATATGTATTTGAGGTTGACCCACTTCAACCAGAAAACGACTTATCAAAAACGCCAATCAAGGAAATGGGTCGCTTTTCTCACGAAGCTTGTGCGATCGACCCTTCAACAGGATATGTTTACTTAACCGAAGATGCAAGCCCAAGCTACCTCTATCGTTTTATACCTAATGACTTAAGCCAAAAACCAGGATCATTACAAAAAGGCGGTACCCTATATGCAGCAGCAATTGAAGCTGTAACTGATCCATCAGCAAGCAGCTTTAAAACAGGACAAACATTTAAGCTTGTATGGAAGGAAGTAGATCCTCATTGGTGCCGCGAGGAAGCTAAGGAACAAAACTGCATCGAATTCAGTAGACTTGAGGGTGCGTTCTTCCAAGAGGGTGTTTTCTGGTTTGATGATACCTCTGCTGGTGATAAGAAACTTGGACGTGTTTACCGTTACGTTCCTCATACTAATACATTGGAGCTTTTCTATGAAGGAAATGATGCACAAAAAATGGAATATCCAGATAATATCTGCTGTACTCCTTGGGGTGACCTTTGGTTCGTAGAAGATGGAAGTGGACAAGATCGCATTATGGGAATTACTCCAGAAGGCAAGGTTTATCCTTTTGCAGCAAACCGTTTCAATGATGCTGAATTTGCCGGACCAATCTTCTCACCAGATGGAAACACACTTTTTGTCAATATTCAAGATCCTGGTATGACCTTTGCTATTTGGGGACCATTCCAACGCAGAAACGCAGCACGCGCAAGAGAAATGTCCTATGCTGCTCCTGCGAACCTTGCACCGAAACTTTCAGAAACAATTGCTAAGGCTGCCGAGGCACAAGGTATGTCTGTTCTAGAAGCAGCAGCATTTGAGCGTCACGGAATAAAATTGAGCTAA
- a CDS encoding DUF5365 family protein: protein MKVVVASTDEQENHIAELVEQLYTEIFPRFFPDDEIFELKKLKVLQPQASDQVYNGTLKDAFQIISSLQALIAVLDLINDCKDEKEYEEMFERNSQNLNEYGYFFPLSFSQFKHAESREGKFSQFIKPANHFMI, encoded by the coding sequence GTGAAGGTTGTTGTGGCGTCAACGGACGAGCAAGAAAACCACATAGCGGAGTTAGTTGAACAACTGTATACCGAAATTTTTCCGAGGTTCTTTCCAGATGATGAAATTTTCGAGTTAAAAAAACTAAAAGTGCTTCAGCCGCAAGCATCTGATCAGGTATACAATGGGACATTAAAGGATGCATTTCAAATTATTTCAAGCCTTCAAGCATTGATTGCCGTTCTTGACTTAATTAATGATTGTAAAGATGAAAAAGAATATGAAGAAATGTTTGAGCGGAATAGCCAGAACTTAAATGAATATGGTTATTTCTTTCCTTTGTCCTTTTCTCAATTTAAACATGCTGAGAGTAGGGAAGGGAAATTTAGTCAATTCATTAAGCCGGCTAATCACTTCATGATCTAG
- the tatA gene encoding twin-arginine translocase TatA/TatE family subunit, which yields MLQNIGIPGLILILVIALIIFGPSKLPEIGRAFGSTLKEFKKATNDLVNGDNKEADKADENSKLQAVERPNSKTGS from the coding sequence ATGCTACAAAATATTGGTATTCCCGGATTAATTCTTATTCTAGTCATTGCACTAATTATTTTCGGACCTTCAAAGCTTCCTGAAATTGGACGAGCTTTTGGTTCAACTCTTAAGGAATTTAAAAAAGCCACAAATGATCTAGTTAATGGCGATAACAAAGAAGCTGATAAAGCGGATGAAAACTCAAAGCTACAAGCTGTTGAGCGACCTAATAGTAAAACCGGTAGTTAA
- a CDS encoding bifunctional GNAT family N-acetyltransferase/carbon-nitrogen hydrolase family protein, with product MSEKLDLSKFEKKMIIRNIEESDIDAIIKLQSKCFPGMEPWKREHLESHLDHFPDGQFCAEFEGKIIGSCSSLLLNFDEYDDRHTWDDITDNGYITNHDPDGYNMYGIEVMVHPDYRRMKIGHRLYEARKDLARRLNLKSIIIGGRIPNYYKYADELSPREYVQQVSLHKVYDPVLSFQLLNEFTLMRINPNYLSDDLASYQYATLMEWNNVDYQPNTKRFYKTSNPVRICVVQYMMKQIDSFEEFAKQVEYYTDVASDAGSDFAVFPEIFTTQLMSFLNERSPSKAIQRLTEFTEEYIELFTELAVRYNINIIGGSHVVEEEGRIYNIAYLFRRDGTIEKQYKLHITPNERKWWGISRGDQVKVFNTDCGKIAIQICYDIEFPELARIATDKGAKIIFTPFCTEDRQGYLRVRYCAQARAVENQIYTVIAGTVGNLPQTENMDIQYAQSAIFAPSDFEFARDGIVGECNPNIEMVIIGDVDLEILRRQRQSGTVNQLKDRRKDIYSINYKK from the coding sequence ATGTCCGAAAAGCTAGATTTATCCAAATTCGAAAAGAAGATGATTATACGAAATATTGAGGAAAGTGACATAGATGCGATCATCAAGCTTCAATCGAAGTGCTTTCCTGGGATGGAGCCATGGAAAAGAGAACATTTAGAAAGTCATCTGGACCATTTTCCAGATGGTCAATTCTGTGCTGAATTTGAAGGGAAAATCATCGGATCATGCTCGAGTTTATTATTGAATTTTGATGAATATGATGACCGACATACATGGGATGACATAACTGATAATGGTTATATCACGAACCATGATCCTGACGGCTATAATATGTATGGAATTGAAGTAATGGTACATCCCGATTACAGACGTATGAAAATTGGTCATCGTTTATATGAGGCAAGAAAAGATCTTGCAAGAAGATTAAATTTAAAAAGTATTATTATTGGTGGTAGAATTCCTAATTATTATAAATATGCTGATGAACTTTCACCAAGAGAATATGTTCAGCAGGTTTCCTTACATAAAGTTTACGATCCTGTTTTGTCTTTTCAGTTATTAAATGAATTTACACTTATGAGGATTAACCCAAATTATTTATCAGATGATTTGGCTTCATACCAATATGCAACTTTAATGGAATGGAATAATGTTGATTACCAGCCTAATACAAAACGTTTTTATAAAACGTCAAATCCTGTCCGTATTTGTGTTGTCCAATACATGATGAAGCAAATTGATTCCTTTGAAGAATTTGCTAAGCAAGTAGAATATTACACAGATGTAGCCTCAGATGCCGGCTCAGATTTTGCCGTGTTCCCTGAAATTTTCACTACTCAGCTTATGTCTTTCTTAAATGAACGATCACCTAGTAAAGCGATTCAACGGCTAACTGAATTTACAGAAGAGTATATTGAATTGTTCACTGAACTGGCTGTCAGGTACAATATAAACATTATCGGTGGATCACATGTAGTTGAAGAAGAAGGGCGAATTTATAATATTGCTTATCTCTTTAGACGTGATGGAACCATTGAGAAGCAATATAAGCTTCACATTACCCCAAACGAAAGAAAATGGTGGGGAATTAGTCGCGGAGATCAGGTTAAAGTTTTCAACACAGATTGTGGGAAAATTGCCATACAAATTTGCTATGATATCGAATTCCCTGAATTAGCGAGAATTGCTACAGACAAAGGGGCAAAAATAATATTTACTCCTTTCTGTACAGAAGATCGTCAAGGCTACTTACGAGTTCGTTACTGTGCTCAAGCACGTGCAGTAGAAAATCAAATTTACACAGTTATTGCAGGTACAGTAGGAAATCTTCCGCAAACTGAAAACATGGATATTCAATATGCACAATCTGCCATCTTCGCACCTTCTGACTTTGAATTTGCTCGTGATGGAATTGTTGGTGAATGTAACCCGAATATTGAAATGGTCATTATTGGTGACGTTGACCTTGAGATATTAAGACGTCAACGCCAATCGGGAACAGTTAATCAATTGAAAGATAGAAGAAAAGATATTTATTCAATTAATTATAAGAAGTAA
- a CDS encoding thioredoxin family protein: MKKILIFGAVILILFGGLAFVTTYQNNQKAEGNVYGKSDLDPATIDQLDDPNYQNIILPDELEKKLENKEDTVVYFFSPLCEHCKATTPVLMPIADEVGVEINQLNLLEFEDAWQQYNITGTPTLVHYQDGKEVARSEGSNTEEAFRSLLNDWKAE; encoded by the coding sequence ATGAAAAAAATTCTTATTTTTGGTGCAGTTATTTTAATTCTTTTTGGTGGACTAGCATTTGTTACAACATATCAAAACAATCAAAAAGCTGAAGGAAATGTGTATGGAAAGAGTGATCTCGATCCCGCAACAATAGATCAGCTTGATGACCCTAATTATCAAAACATAATTCTTCCAGATGAATTGGAAAAGAAGTTAGAAAACAAAGAAGATACAGTTGTCTACTTTTTTAGCCCATTATGTGAGCATTGTAAAGCAACTACCCCTGTATTAATGCCAATTGCAGATGAAGTTGGTGTCGAGATCAACCAACTGAATTTATTAGAATTTGAAGACGCATGGCAACAATACAATATAACTGGAACACCTACTCTTGTTCATTATCAAGATGGTAAAGAAGTAGCACGTTCAGAAGGATCAAATACAGAAGAGGCATTTCGTTCATTATTAAATGATTGGAAAGCTGAGTAA
- a CDS encoding CBS domain-containing protein produces MTTSVATVSSNQTIKEAAELMSQNNVGSIPVVDNGQLRGIITDRDITLRSTAEGLDSNTLVSQVMSTNLVSGHTSMSTEEAAKVMAQHQIRRLPIVENNQLVGIVALGDLATNQMSDEAAGHALTNISEPNKTN; encoded by the coding sequence ATGACAACAAGTGTTGCAACTGTTTCATCTAATCAAACGATTAAAGAAGCAGCAGAGTTAATGAGTCAAAATAATGTTGGTTCTATTCCTGTTGTTGATAATGGTCAATTAAGAGGTATAATTACGGACCGTGACATTACTCTTCGCTCAACTGCTGAGGGACTTGATAGCAATACATTAGTTTCTCAAGTCATGTCAACAAACCTTGTATCAGGTCACACGAGCATGTCAACTGAAGAAGCTGCAAAGGTAATGGCTCAACATCAAATCCGTCGACTTCCAATTGTTGAAAATAATCAATTAGTTGGGATTGTTGCATTAGGTGATTTGGCAACAAATCAAATGTCCGATGAAGCAGCTGGACATGCCTTAACGAATATCTCTGAACCGAATAAAACAAATTAA
- a CDS encoding GAF domain-containing sensor histidine kinase has translation MRGKDNRIHELNTLKTIAEKLNEATDVGEMLSDVLRELLHVTELPTGWIFLIDEKGQYELAADYALPAGLTWEQKKPMCQGGCWCLDRYQDGRLKKAVNIITCKRIEEAIEQKWGDTMEITHHATVPLRAGNEKFGVLNVASPHKKKFTDEELALLESVAFQIGTAMKRIQLVEKERSHALTEERNRLAQDLHDSVNQLLFSIMLTARGTKEMTEQEDVKEMLTYMQELSQEALTEMKGLIWQLRPQGLENGITAALFNYANVLGLKMACNIEGVCTLPNHIEEELWRIGQEALNNCKKHAETNEISFELSKTESTVMMAIKDNGRGFQYDESHSIPSLGLKGMRERVIRLKGNFSLQSTLGVGTKIEIIIPLK, from the coding sequence ATGAGGGGAAAAGATAATCGAATCCATGAGTTAAATACATTAAAAACAATTGCAGAGAAACTAAACGAAGCAACAGATGTTGGGGAAATGTTGAGCGACGTGTTAAGAGAGTTACTCCATGTGACAGAGCTACCAACCGGGTGGATCTTTTTAATAGATGAAAAAGGCCAATACGAATTAGCAGCTGATTATGCTTTGCCTGCCGGATTGACATGGGAGCAAAAGAAACCGATGTGTCAGGGAGGCTGCTGGTGTCTTGATCGGTATCAGGATGGACGGCTGAAGAAAGCTGTTAATATCATCACATGTAAGCGAATTGAGGAAGCGATAGAACAAAAATGGGGAGATACGATGGAAATTACACATCATGCAACAGTGCCTTTACGTGCAGGAAACGAAAAATTTGGTGTTCTAAATGTAGCCTCTCCTCATAAAAAGAAGTTTACAGATGAAGAGCTGGCATTGTTGGAGTCTGTTGCGTTTCAAATTGGTACAGCGATGAAACGAATACAGCTTGTTGAAAAAGAACGATCTCATGCATTAACTGAAGAGAGAAATCGACTAGCTCAGGATTTACATGATTCAGTAAATCAGCTGTTATTTTCAATTATGTTAACAGCACGCGGAACAAAAGAGATGACGGAACAAGAAGATGTAAAAGAAATGTTGACCTATATGCAGGAACTTTCTCAAGAAGCTTTAACAGAAATGAAAGGCCTCATCTGGCAACTTAGGCCTCAGGGATTAGAGAATGGCATAACAGCTGCATTATTCAATTATGCAAATGTACTTGGGCTAAAAATGGCGTGCAATATAGAAGGTGTTTGTACTCTACCAAATCACATAGAAGAAGAGTTATGGAGAATAGGGCAAGAGGCATTAAATAATTGTAAAAAGCATGCTGAAACGAATGAAATAAGCTTTGAATTAAGTAAAACAGAATCTACTGTCATGATGGCCATAAAGGATAACGGAAGAGGTTTTCAATACGATGAGAGCCATTCAATTCCCTCATTAGGGCTAAAAGGAATGAGAGAACGAGTAATTCGGTTAAAAGGGAACTTTTCATTACAAAGCACACTAGGCGTTGGCACGAAAATTGAAATTATTATTCCGTTAAAATGA
- a CDS encoding RluA family pseudouridine synthase yields the protein MKRVGEWLEIDIPVDWANNTVFHILTQKLGASKALIQKWNNTSAIMKNNHKADVNHQLIQDDQLCLHIFKEEDYGVIPEDHAIEVLYEDDHLLIVNKPAGIDTHPNEANQRGTLANGVAYYYQTCGLKIRVRHIHRLDRDTSGAVVFAKNDLAHSLLDQELQTKKIKRTYISIVNGRLSPPNGVIKKPIGKDRHHPTRRRVSPKGQSAVTHYHTEHYDQKKNLSVVSLQLETGRTHQIRVHLSSIGHPIIGDTLYGGDKKLLQRQALHAAMISLTHPISHKSIKVEATFPQDILSLLPK from the coding sequence ATGAAACGTGTCGGTGAATGGCTCGAAATAGACATCCCAGTAGACTGGGCAAACAATACTGTTTTCCACATATTAACGCAAAAGCTTGGTGCTTCAAAAGCACTTATTCAAAAGTGGAACAACACATCAGCTATTATGAAAAATAATCACAAAGCAGATGTGAATCATCAACTCATCCAAGATGATCAATTATGCTTACATATATTTAAGGAAGAAGATTACGGAGTCATACCAGAGGATCATGCAATAGAGGTTCTTTATGAAGATGATCACCTACTGATTGTTAATAAACCCGCTGGAATTGATACACATCCCAATGAGGCAAATCAAAGGGGCACTTTGGCGAATGGGGTAGCTTACTATTATCAAACATGTGGACTAAAAATAAGAGTAAGACATATTCATCGTCTTGACAGAGATACCTCTGGTGCAGTTGTTTTTGCTAAGAATGACTTAGCCCATTCTCTATTAGATCAAGAGCTTCAGACTAAAAAGATTAAACGCACATATATTTCTATTGTAAATGGGAGATTATCTCCACCAAATGGTGTGATCAAAAAGCCTATTGGCAAGGATCGCCATCATCCTACTCGAAGAAGAGTTTCACCAAAGGGACAAAGTGCTGTAACACACTATCACACAGAACATTATGACCAAAAGAAAAACTTGTCCGTTGTATCACTGCAACTTGAAACTGGAAGAACTCATCAAATCCGCGTTCATTTAAGTTCAATAGGTCATCCAATCATTGGAGATACCCTTTATGGTGGAGACAAAAAACTCTTACAACGACAGGCTTTGCATGCTGCAATGATATCTTTAACTCATCCTATCTCACACAAATCTATTAAAGTAGAAGCTACGTTTCCACAAGATATCCTCTCTTTATTACCTAAATAA
- the tatC gene encoding twin-arginine translocase subunit TatC — protein sequence MNVVDHLSELRKRVIITLASFLLFLIISFLFVQDIHHFLVKDLNDKLAILGPGDILWIYMAIAGISAITFTIPVAAFQIWLFVKPGLRKEEQKVTLAFIPGIFILFISGIAFGYFLLFPIVLSFLQSLAGDQFETFFTVDKYFRFMINLTVPFGLLFEMPAIIMFLTRLGIINPQRLAKSRKISYFFLIVVSVLITPPDFISDILVIVPLVLLYEFSVTLSKIVYRKKLILESEQLAP from the coding sequence ATGAACGTTGTTGATCATTTAAGTGAATTAAGAAAAAGGGTAATTATTACTTTAGCTTCATTTCTTCTTTTTCTCATCATCTCTTTCTTATTCGTTCAAGATATTCATCATTTCTTAGTAAAAGATCTAAATGATAAACTAGCAATCTTAGGTCCTGGTGATATTCTATGGATCTACATGGCTATTGCAGGAATCAGTGCAATTACATTCACAATTCCTGTTGCTGCATTTCAAATTTGGCTTTTTGTTAAGCCTGGTCTCAGAAAAGAAGAGCAAAAAGTAACATTAGCTTTTATTCCCGGTATCTTCATTTTGTTTATTTCAGGAATCGCATTTGGGTATTTTCTGCTGTTTCCAATTGTCTTATCCTTTCTCCAATCACTTGCTGGCGATCAGTTCGAAACATTTTTCACAGTGGATAAATATTTTAGATTCATGATTAATCTAACCGTCCCTTTTGGCCTTTTATTTGAAATGCCTGCTATTATTATGTTTTTAACGAGACTTGGGATCATTAATCCACAGAGGCTTGCAAAATCAAGAAAAATCTCTTATTTTTTCTTAATTGTTGTTTCGGTACTTATTACCCCCCCAGACTTCATTTCAGATATTCTGGTTATTGTACCGTTAGTTCTTCTATATGAATTTAGTGTTACATTATCAAAAATAGTGTACCGAAAAAAACTAATCCTTGAATCAGAGCAATTGGCACCATAA